In the genome of Arachis hypogaea cultivar Tifrunner chromosome 9, arahy.Tifrunner.gnm2.J5K5, whole genome shotgun sequence, the window GTTTTGTTGTTCATTTTTGGATTGGTAATCGCTGTTGCATGtttgaaattaaatatattttgctGATTAAATCACTGATGACCCTTGGTGAAAAAGTAGTGGTTGCTGTTTATTATCGCAGAGACTGTCGAGTATGTAGCTAGTTTATGATCTTGATAtgcttgtttttttaattttggcgCGGGAGAGGTCGGAAGAGTGTGGGATCGTGTTTATAAGCAGTCAAATTTAAATCCTTTTTGTCCCTTTCCGTGTGGACCATGTGCATGCAACGTGACGTATCCAGACTGACCATTGTTGAAAATGGGTTGATATTTGTTGGATGGTTACTTTAATAGTATGTTGGATGGTCACTTTAATAGTATGTTGGATGGTCACTTTTAAGTTTGCAAGTAGCAATTTATATATACTAATGTTGCAAAAGAACTTTAGGAATTAATAGACCATATATCAGCAGATTTTTCATAAATGTGTATTCCATACATAATTTCTAACAATCTTATGCAATAGTTCATAGTTTCTGCAAATGCATTTACATAAAAGTGatctatttttaattgataaaaacATGATTTGAAATTTTGAGTTCTTTAAATCTGATGATTAAAGCAAGATATTAACCATAATTCAACTGATTATCATGATTATATGTTGGAAGAGAACCTGTTATTTAACCATTCGTATATGCTTCTTTGGCCATTTGTGGCCTTGTTTTTACATTATAAAAGAtgatatttttttacataaaataaactATTTTGCATAAATACCTAACTCACTCTTGGTTAATAGGAACTTTCTAGTTTTATACAGAAGAACTAGTGCTTCTTTATGCTAGTACATGCACCTACATGCATAGATACCTAACTCATTCTTTATTAAGACTAATAGGATTTTGCACTATTTTGTTAACTACTTTACTCTAATCTCTGAAGATATTATACCTCCATGTAAATATGAACATCTAACTCTTATATAAATAAGCATCTATGGTGAACAATTCAACGAACCATTCTCACGTTATTAGGCTGCTGACCGTCGACAACAAAATGTTCTGGAGCTTCTTCTGGTGGTTTCGATGGATTGTGGTCAGGAATGAATGATGGAACATGACACAGAGATTGCATGATCTTACACGCCATTTACGAACTACCAAGTGGTGATGGACGTATCAAAGGAGAGACAATATTAACTCCTTAATCTTGCACGATGAATAAACCGAATAGACCACTGGCTGGTTGGGCAGGTGGACTTGATGCGGTGCCGCCGGAAGGAGCCACACGCTGGGAATGTGCTTCTGGGTGTTCACCGGTACGGACTTCGACGTCTCCGGGAGCGACTTCCAGTGATAACACACGAGCCAGTGAGAAGATGAGATAGTAACGTCGGCGAGAAGGGTTATGTTCTTGGTTGTGTCGGCGACGTTCATAGAGAATAGATCATGGTTTGTGTTTTGGTTTAACTGAATCCTAATTTTTTGAACCATTCAAATTAACAAATCTTCATAATTAATGATTGTAACTATAATTCAgtattaatttcaattaaacccTGAGTACACataatctaattttaatttcaattaaacccTCCATTGTATGCATTGTATAATAAGAGTATTGGTTCCTCGTATTTTTCCTGACAAATATCAATTATAGGAAGAAAGAGTTCAAGTTTTCTGAAATATATGAAAAGATGAACAATTAATTGCATTAATGGAGCCAATAGACAataaaataactactttttattaattaatatgaaaattgcatcaaatatacataatttttatttctatGTTAATAATCATATATTTTCTAATAGGTTCCTtcttgaaatttattttattagttggaAAGATACAATTAAAGTaaacaaaattcaattttaaaaaatgattaaaaaaaatgttgatccaaaaaataaaagagaatataaTCATTGTAATGGAAGTGTTATAAATATATGCCTATTATCTATCTCATATTTTctattatataaacaaaaaaaattttgaccaaaaaGATTATAGATTGATCTTAAGATATCAACGGAAATTATGTGCACATGCTCAATTAAGTTGTGAAAAACAAATTTATACTAGTGATagtaaaataaacttttttttctttttttcagcaACAAACTTATAAAAGCGAAATCAACTCATGCTAATAAAAAACAACATTGCATGTGcttattattagattaaaaaagcGCACAaaaagaagtaatattaattagAAATAGATTTGAGAATATAGAGGGAGATTAATGACTTCTTTTATTATACATGTGTAGAAAAtttaatgcaaaataaaaaattttaattctacaagttttattaattttttctcttaaatcgtcattcaaatttaataaaattgacaTTGGCATATAGTAAATTTATTGGTTCGTAAATTTTATAGTTTCTCAAATGCTCAAGATTTATTGATAAGGTGATGTAAGAGGAATCATGAAGAATTTTTACTcagtataaatttaaaaattattttaggtctattttaattttttttatagttaaatttACAGTTAAGTACGGTTTTGGTCTTTAACGTAGgagacgaaaaaaatttttattcctgacttttttttctataaaatggTTTCGAatgtttaacttagttttaaaactGTCATTCAGACCAAAATTTCCCTTCCCTTTCTTCCctattctttctccttcttctccaaaATTAAGTAGAAACATAAGTCGAATCAAAACCAGACGCAAAAGCagaaacaacaacaatgaaacaatataataaacattaaaaaatagataatagaTCAACAAATCTGTATAATAAAACAATGAAACAATGTAATCAAACAAAAGCAGAAGTAGGAGCAGGAACAGAAGTAGGaacagaacaacaacaacaacaacaacaataaaacaatGTAATTAACCAGAAGTAGAAGCAACAATAACCAGAAGCAGAAGCAACAATAACCAGAAGTCAACAACATAATAAAagcagaagtagaagaagattagaagcagaagcagaagaagaatggaagcagaagtagaagtagaagccGGTGAGCCACCCGAACCAccctccttctcttttcttcttcctctcctcttttctcttctcctctgttCACTGTCCCTTGGCCGATCCGCCATCACAGTGCCGCcacccttttcttcttctctctttgcgCTACCCTAGCGCTACCGTCACAATGCGAAGCCCTCTTCTTTCCATCGGCTCACCTCTAGTTCGCGCCATCGTATTTGAGCTCCACCATCACTGTCGGCCTCTCCTCCACTCACCATCATAAAACCACAGAAACCTTCCCCTGTTCTTGCCTCGAACCAGAACCCACTGCCATCGAGCATCTCCGTCGAGTCCAGAAGAGCAGCGGTGAGGTCCAGCGACTGAACGACGAGGAGCAGCGGCATCGACGAGGAGCAGCGACGGTGGCCCTTCCCCTTCccttccctctcttcttccctaAAGCAACTCCCTTCCCCAGCATGAatcccttccccctttcccccTTATtcaatgttttcttttttttttttttaagttagaggtatttttggaataaaaattaaaatttgataaaaaaagataattttaaatcaaattagaaCTTTCGGGACTATTTTATAGGCGAAAAAAGgccgaagaagaaaaaaattttcgacCCCTACGTTAGGGACTAAAATCATACTTAATccttaaatttataaattctaaaaaagacataattatttttttcactttttgtaGACAAAATGAAAGATTCTTTAAATACAGATAGATATTTTAATACCACTTGacaaaaatttataaacaaaaataatatacatatatttgaatataattcatcttttgtaaataattttgacagaaaaaatattaaaattgatttgtatattaatttttttgagaattaaaatatttatttttaaaaattttagggaTTAATTGGAATAATACTCTatctaaaactaaattaaaaactaatttatttgttggaataaaattttaaaaattaacctgtgtactaattttttttaaaaattaaaatatttacttttaaaattggTAAGAATCGAATTGGATAATTAATCTTGCcacttttttaattttgacatggAGTAAATAATGGTGTATGGCATAGTTATGGGGATATAGAGTGTTTTAATGGATGATAATTGGGTCaagcaaatcggacggtccgatggGAGGGAGAGTAATCGAACGGTCTAATTACAATAATCGGAAGGTTCGATTTGTATActctgaattttttaaattttttaatcacaAATCAGAGGGTCCGATTTATGTActctaaattttttcaattttttaaacataaatcgGATGGTTCGATTTGTATactcccacaattttaaaaaacacaaaaaattacaatattaaaatatatcactcATTTTACTTCCATATCAAATTTTTTTAGCCTAATCTAACTTCTATATTGGAAAACTACCGGTCAGTGTCATCTGCGGAAGACACGTATGAAAATTCATTGGCCTTGAACGGCGTAGATTTCATGGTTGAGTTCTTGGGAACCATGGAAGGCCATGCACGTGTCGTCTCAACACTTGTCCACTTCTCCGTGCTCTGATTTTGCTCAATAAATATATTCTCTCTATCTGTCTCTGTTTCTCTCTCACTTTAACCCTCACCTTCTATAAGCTTCTCTCAGCTTCTTCTCATTTCAGGTACGCTTCTTTGTCTTCTCTCTCGAATCCTCAACACTGTTCATTACCATTTCCTTCATCCGTGTCCAATTCTTCTTTAAGATTCCTAATACACAGGATTTCATTCTAGTTAGTGCATTTTTTTTTTCGGAAACCATATGTTAAGGTTTAAACTACGTTAAGCGGATTATTGTCTGGGAAGGCTCGGAGTGAAAAGGTCTTGATTGTTATTTTAAACactcttaatttcatttcattttccctGATCAGTACTTTATCAACTTATGATTGTTATTATTGTGATGATGATTAGTGTTAATTATTAGTTTGTTTGGAGATTTATGACGAAAAATGACTAAGTGAGTTAAACAGTGCTTCGGGCGAAGAAAAATGGCTAGACGGTCTAGTCGCACAATTTATGTTGGCAATCTTCCTGGCGATGTTCGCTTGAGGGAAGTAGAGGATCTTTTCTACAaggtacttttatttatttattgttatctattattgtttttattatatGTCCAAAAACATATATAAATTCAGGTTATCTTCACGGTTATGTTAAATAATTTTGAAAGTCTTTAAACATTGATTGTCACTTTTTGTTTAGTTTAGCATTTGGATGAGATATGGTTTCATTTCCAGAGTATACTTTGGGGGATAAAAAAAAGGCTGAATTAAGCAGTGAAGAATCCTTAATTCTATCAATTATTATGCATTGTATTCGTGGAATGGATCATCTCAATTGGAGATTCCACTTGACTATATCAAGTCGTGGTTTCCACCATTGATGGCAAGATTGATCCTTATATAAAACTTACAAGAGAATCTAATCAATAGTGAAGATCTATATTTGACTTGGTCAATTGAAATTTTCAGTTGAGCTTTGAAGTCtcattccaatttttttttcttccagcCATGGTAATGGGGAACACGAAATTTGTTTTGGAATGTCATTGTAGACAAGTACATCTGGAATTTGTTGCTGATGATCCTTAATTGTGTTGTTTTTCCTCTAATTGCAGTTTGGTCCTATTGTTGACATTGATCTGAAGATTCCTCCGAGACCACCAGGTTATGCCTTTGTGGAGGTGTGTCTGAATTTCATGTTGTAAGGATATGAGGGAGTATTTTCCTCAGGGTCTAGGTCACTTTTTTACATTGTGTATTGAACATTATATATTGCAGTTTGAGGATATCCGTGATGCTGAAGATGCCATTTACTATAGAGATGGTTACAACTTTGACGGTTTTCGCTTACGGGTTAGTGCATTTTTGCTTACTTTTCTTGTCCTTTGGACCTGGAACAATATCTTCAATTATTATGAAGTTTTGACCTTTATTTGTTACTGTAGGTTGAACTTGCACATGGTGGACGGGGTCATACATCATCAGTAGACCGCTATAGTAGCTATAGTGGTAGTAGCAGTAGCCGCGGAGTTTCCAGGCGTTCCGATTATCGTGGTATGCATTATTTCTTCATTGAATTTTTTATAGCTATGTATCTCTCTATActagtttattcttatttttttctttctttatttctatttttccatAGAAAGAAACTCTTCTTTTGTtgactttttctctttttcttccttttttggttgttttttattttgtgtttgtgTAGTTCTTGTCACAGGATTACCCCCTTCTGCTTCATGGCAAGACCTGAAAGTATGGACTGATTCTTCACTACAAACACTTGAGATACGCTAGAGTTTTCGCGTGCAGGGGATTGATGGTATTTTTAATGTTTGCTTATTGTCGTTTTACATGGTTAGGATCATATGCGAAGAGCTGGTGATGTGTGTTTTTCTCAAGTCTTCCGTGAGCGTGGTGGTAAGCGTATTAAAATAGAAATTGGCTTAAGTTTCGTTTCATTTGATTTCAAAATGGTTAATGCTGATTGCTGAGGGGTGCTCAGTGCACAGCACACACATATCCACTGCCTAGATGTTAAGTTCAAGTAGAATGAGGAAATTCCTTTATGCCCTGCATTTTTTTCCTTGCAAAATTAATGAGGAAGGGTAATGATACAGGAAGATTTAGATCTTAGGCATTGAGAGGTGAGATATAAAGTTGTCTTTGGTAAAACAAGTATTCGGGTTATTCAAGAAGTTGTTGGGATTGTTAGTTGGATGGGCTCGTAAGGGCTAAATAGTCACCATAATAATATTGAATCAGGCTATACTTTATAACTGCATATTAGTTTGTATACAACAATAATCTGTCGTCTGAGATTTCTCCAAGCATCATATCAATCTTTATTTGAACAGAATAAGCTAGCCCAGTGATATTGGCTGTTTGAGTTGGTTATGTTTTCTAGTAATTTCAAATGGTGATATTGATGTAGGTGGCTGGGTGAATAACTTATTTTAGGGGAAAGTCAGTGTAGGAAAAATTGCCAATTGTCTCTTTATTGCAACTCTGAGATTAACTTCCTAGGCTTTTTTGAGCTAGTCTTTTTGTTCCTATTTTCACATGATTTATTAATGTTGGTATACTTGTAGGTATGACTGGGATAGTGGATTATACAAATTATGATGACATGAAATATGCTGTAAGTGTTGTAAACCCTTGTCATGTAATATTTTTCATGAGCTGGATTTTTCatgatattaatatttttaactattaatggTACTTCCTTACAGATAAGGAAGCTTGATGACTCGGAATTCAGAAATGCCTTTTCTCGGTCATACATACGGGTGGGTGGATATTATATTTTGTTACATCCTGCATTCTAtttatgtttttggaatttacttttttatttatttatttttgggtaTATTTTGTAGTTTCTTTTGATACGGTCACAGTCTGGTCAGTTCAGATTTCTATGAATCCTGGATAACAATGATTTATTTGAATGCATTTGTGATTATGAATGAGAAAATACCTGTTATTTAGTTATTCTACACATGCTCCAAGAGGGAAAAAAAAGACTTGGTTATATGAAGCAAAATTGCTATTTGTTCCAGGTCAGGGAATATGATCGCCGGAGTTATTCTAGAAGCCCCAGTCGTGATTCAAGGAGGAGCTATTCGAGAAGCCTCAGCCGCAGTCCATATGTGTCGCGAAGTCGAAGCTATAGTCGAAGTCCTAGCTATAGTGACAGGAGCAGAAGGTTCATGTTGGTTGCATTGGTGAAGAATAATAAGTATAATTTCGGTAATTCAAAGAATTgacaaatttttcatttttgcagTTGGTCTCCAAAACCAAAGCATTCTCGGCGTTCGTTATCTCGCTCAAGGTCAGTTTCTACCTAGCCTTATTCTGTGTGCAGTTTAGTGCTTTCTGGTATGATTTTGTGAGATATGTATGCATCTGTCTAATGGATAAGTTTTAATCTCCTTATTAGTCTATGTGTGTGTAATCATTAGAATGACTAAGCCATTTTTCTTAGAATATGTAAATTTAATGGCACTTAAAATTATTGTTATCATCTGGG includes:
- the LOC112710801 gene encoding serine/arginine-rich splicing factor SR30, which encodes MARRSSRTIYVGNLPGDVRLREVEDLFYKFGPIVDIDLKIPPRPPGYAFVEFEDIRDAEDAIYYRDGYNFDGFRLRVELAHGGRGHTSSVDRYSSYSGSSSSRGVSRRSDYRVLVTGLPPSASWQDLKDHMRRAGDVCFSQVFRERGGMTGIVDYTNYDDMKYAIRKLDDSEFRNAFSRSYIRVREYDRRSYSRSPSRDSRRSYSRSLSRSPYVSRSRSYSRSPSYSDRSRSWSPKPKHSRRSLSRSRSVSRSRSPYSSPRPYSRSQSPRSM